Proteins encoded in a region of the Nostoc sp. UHCC 0926 genome:
- a CDS encoding carbohydrate ABC transporter permease, translated as MTNLHSLRSREQRTAWLLLTPALLLLLFVFAYPILRAFWLSVFTRNLGTELQPVFSGLDNYLRMAGDGRFWQSLWATTVFTTASVLSELLLGLGIALVLNQAFFGRGVVRTTAILPWALPTALIGLAWAWIFNDQFGVVNDILRRLGLIKTGINWLGDPTLAMSAAIFADVWKTTPFISILLLAGLQSISADLYEAYSVDGANAWQSFRNITLPLLLPQILIAVLFRFAQAFGIFDLIAVMTGGGPGGATEVVSLYIYSTVMRYLDFGYGAALVVVTFLILIAAVAIASFLLNKYHAKTSRVI; from the coding sequence ATGACTAATCTGCATTCACTCCGAAGTCGGGAACAACGGACTGCTTGGCTCTTATTAACACCAGCATTATTGCTGTTATTATTTGTATTTGCCTACCCGATTTTACGAGCATTCTGGTTAAGTGTATTTACTAGAAATTTGGGAACTGAACTACAACCTGTATTCTCTGGTTTGGACAATTATCTGCGGATGGCAGGGGATGGTCGTTTCTGGCAGAGTTTATGGGCAACGACCGTGTTTACAACAGCATCCGTGCTTTCAGAATTACTGCTAGGACTGGGGATTGCCCTAGTTCTCAATCAGGCGTTTTTTGGACGGGGCGTAGTGCGGACAACTGCCATTCTACCTTGGGCTTTGCCTACCGCTCTGATTGGTCTGGCATGGGCTTGGATTTTTAACGACCAGTTTGGGGTTGTAAACGATATTCTGCGGCGGTTAGGGCTGATTAAAACTGGAATTAACTGGTTAGGAGATCCAACTCTGGCGATGAGCGCAGCGATCTTTGCTGACGTTTGGAAAACTACACCCTTTATCAGTATTCTGCTGTTGGCTGGCTTGCAGTCGATATCAGCAGACCTCTACGAAGCCTACTCTGTCGATGGGGCAAATGCTTGGCAAAGCTTCCGTAATATTACCCTGCCACTGCTGCTGCCACAAATTTTAATTGCAGTCCTATTTCGATTTGCTCAAGCTTTCGGGATTTTCGACTTGATTGCTGTGATGACCGGGGGTGGCCCTGGTGGTGCAACTGAAGTAGTGTCACTATATATCTATTCCACGGTGATGCGCTACTTGGATTTTGGTTATGGAGCAGCCCTGGTAGTAGTGACATTTCTAATATTAATTGCTGCGGTGGCGATCGCTAGTTTCTTGCTTAATAAATACCATGCCAAAACATCAAGAGTTATTTAA
- a CDS encoding ABC transporter substrate-binding protein, whose translation MLYQNPINKLQKFIQKQSFLHIGIFLAILLGIILFNWVALSQRPVTLNMLITAPDAQPWKQGLIRDFEAENPGIRINLVEGPNATNLLEDLYTSSFILGESPYDLVNMDVIWTPKFAAAGWLLPLDDRISKQELAAFSPKDVEGGRYQNRLYRIPVRSDVGMLYYREDLIKEAGLKPPETFEDLIRISQALQKKQEVDWGYVWQGRQYEGLVAMFVEVLNGFGGFWVNPETFEVGLDRPETLQAVEFLHSTVSEGVSPPGVTTYQEEDTRRLFQSGQVAFLRSWPYVWPLAQAKNSPIQGKIAIKPMVHAPGKTGAACLGGWGIGIAKSSKHPKEAWKAIQYFTSREAQRRFILSAGYVPSRRDLFTDPEIVAKYPHYPQLLEVVDNAVLRSPIAQYDQTSDILQRYLSAALSGRINPERAMQAAASETRRLLGTRN comes from the coding sequence ATGTTGTATCAAAACCCAATAAACAAGCTTCAAAAATTTATCCAAAAACAAAGTTTTTTGCATATAGGGATTTTTCTGGCAATTCTATTGGGTATCATATTATTCAATTGGGTAGCACTCTCGCAGCGACCAGTTACCCTAAATATGTTAATTACTGCCCCAGATGCCCAACCTTGGAAGCAGGGTTTGATTAGAGACTTTGAGGCTGAGAACCCAGGCATTCGCATTAACTTAGTTGAGGGGCCAAATGCTACAAATTTGCTCGAAGACCTGTACACCTCATCTTTTATCTTAGGTGAATCCCCTTATGATTTGGTGAATATGGACGTGATCTGGACGCCCAAGTTTGCTGCTGCTGGATGGTTGCTACCCCTAGATGATCGCATTTCCAAGCAAGAGTTGGCAGCATTTTCACCCAAGGATGTAGAAGGCGGACGTTACCAGAACAGGCTGTACCGCATTCCCGTGCGTTCCGACGTGGGAATGCTCTACTACCGGGAAGATTTAATCAAAGAAGCAGGATTGAAACCGCCAGAAACTTTTGAGGATTTGATCCGAATTTCCCAAGCCTTGCAGAAGAAACAGGAAGTAGATTGGGGCTATGTTTGGCAAGGACGCCAATATGAAGGACTCGTGGCAATGTTTGTGGAAGTCCTTAATGGGTTTGGTGGCTTCTGGGTTAATCCTGAAACGTTCGAGGTTGGGCTAGATCGACCAGAAACATTACAGGCCGTTGAGTTTTTGCATAGTACCGTCAGCGAGGGCGTTTCTCCTCCTGGAGTCACGACCTACCAGGAAGAAGACACCCGCCGTTTGTTCCAAAGTGGTCAAGTAGCGTTTTTACGCAGTTGGCCCTATGTATGGCCTTTAGCCCAAGCAAAGAATTCGCCAATCCAAGGTAAAATTGCAATTAAACCGATGGTTCATGCTCCTGGTAAGACTGGTGCAGCTTGTTTAGGAGGCTGGGGTATAGGGATTGCTAAATCTTCTAAACATCCCAAAGAAGCTTGGAAAGCAATTCAGTACTTTACCAGTCGGGAGGCACAGCGCCGATTCATTTTGAGTGCAGGCTATGTGCCAAGTCGCCGGGATTTATTTACAGACCCAGAGATTGTTGCCAAATACCCTCACTATCCGCAGTTACTAGAGGTTGTGGACAATGCAGTTTTACGTTCGCCGATCGCACAATATGACCAAACATCGGATATTTTGCAGCGTTATCTCAGCGCTGCGCTATCCGGTCGGATAAATCCGGAACGAGCAATGCAAGCTGCTGCTAGTGAAACGCGACGACTGCTAGGAACTAGGAACTAG